The Treponema primitia ZAS-1 genome window below encodes:
- a CDS encoding FTR1 family iron permease yields MRKKLVLPILIVLMISMVSSPAFAAFASWNEIVDEMRDVINQSYETYLTGDADTAKEQVDTAYFGYYEKLGFEKTVMAYISGARAAKVEYQFSFIKKAMTGGAPNNEVRQALDLLVQYLREDANQLDGKGESALGVFLGSLLIIVREGFEAILVVGAIVAYLLKSGNKKSTTPVYWGAILALGLSVVMAFILNALTGNASGQGQEILEGATMLVAVAVLFYVSNWMVSKAESEAWTSYIEGKVQSSITKGSMFSLAFAAFLAVFREGAETILFYQALLAQTQSYVNMVWLGLGIGAVLLVGIYILIRVVSFRLPLKPFFLGTSVLLFLMSVTFIGNGIKELQEGNLIGVTPVSFVGSVDILGIYPTLETLIPQILLLAATIITFVAQLKRNKRPINNGINSGR; encoded by the coding sequence TTGCGTAAAAAGTTAGTATTGCCTATCTTGATAGTGCTTATGATAAGTATGGTTTCTTCCCCTGCCTTTGCAGCCTTTGCATCCTGGAATGAAATAGTAGATGAAATGCGGGATGTGATAAACCAATCCTATGAAACCTACCTGACTGGGGATGCTGATACTGCCAAGGAACAGGTGGATACGGCCTATTTCGGGTATTATGAAAAACTTGGGTTTGAAAAGACCGTGATGGCCTATATTTCCGGGGCTAGGGCTGCAAAAGTGGAGTATCAGTTCAGTTTTATCAAGAAAGCCATGACCGGAGGGGCCCCAAACAATGAGGTGAGACAGGCCCTGGATCTTCTGGTGCAGTATCTCAGGGAGGATGCCAACCAGTTGGATGGTAAGGGGGAGAGCGCCCTGGGGGTCTTCCTGGGTTCCCTGCTGATCATAGTCCGGGAAGGGTTCGAGGCCATCCTGGTGGTCGGCGCCATAGTGGCTTATCTCTTAAAGAGTGGAAACAAAAAAAGTACCACGCCGGTCTACTGGGGGGCGATCCTAGCCCTGGGCCTCAGCGTAGTAATGGCCTTTATCCTGAACGCCCTTACAGGGAACGCTAGCGGTCAGGGTCAGGAGATTCTGGAAGGGGCCACCATGCTGGTGGCGGTGGCGGTGCTTTTCTACGTAAGCAACTGGATGGTGTCCAAGGCAGAGTCGGAAGCCTGGACTTCTTATATAGAAGGAAAGGTTCAAAGTTCCATAACTAAGGGCTCCATGTTCTCCCTGGCCTTCGCGGCGTTCCTCGCGGTTTTCCGGGAAGGGGCTGAGACCATCCTTTTTTATCAGGCCCTGCTGGCCCAAACCCAAAGCTACGTCAACATGGTGTGGCTCGGCCTGGGCATCGGAGCGGTACTCCTGGTGGGGATCTACATCCTCATCCGGGTGGTGAGTTTCCGCCTGCCCCTGAAGCCCTTTTTCCTGGGTACCAGCGTACTGCTTTTCCTCATGTCGGTCACCTTTATCGGTAACGGCATCAAGGAACTTCAGGAGGGGAATCTTATCGGGGTCACCCCGGTTTCCTTTGTGGGCTCCGTGGATATCCTGGGTATCTATCCTACCTTGGAAACCCTTATCCCACAGATACTGCTGCTGGCCGCCACCATCATAACCTTTGTGGCACAGCTCAAGCGGAACAAGCGTCCCATTAACAATGGTATTAACTCGGGCCGTTAG